From Camelina sativa cultivar DH55 chromosome 7, Cs, whole genome shotgun sequence, one genomic window encodes:
- the LOC104701704 gene encoding beta-arabinofuranosyltransferase RAY1-like isoform X2 yields MLARSEAYQSDIAVLMDPETVLLPDFISALNYAHQLDRDWLLVSSSVGIPSFPFSWDNTGHFWRQGNGKRVRFGELQKMISLRSWQSNSSESKMIMAWNTVDVPLQCGVLPPFLYQRATYNQWIINEAMSCKRRFVFDATSTISSFYLGNEDNRSDNNVSKPKARNWEYIGNSHLGQLYGSLFSKSFTLPKLLKCNKHYMFVNVSDRSVDLSILEGKGVGFRRREKISACISRTKSRSLKLDIVQKKDEAVPQLKFPFDLQSLLPLVADKNRTVVLSIAGYSYKDMLMSWVCRLRRLKVPNFLVCALDDETYQFSILQGLPVFIDPYAPKNISFNDCHFGSKCFQRVTKVKSRTVLKILKQGYNVLLSDVDVYWFRNPLPLLQSFGPSVLVAQSDEYNTTVPINQPRRLNSGFYFTRSDAPTITAMEKVVKHAATSGLSEQPSFYDTLCGEGGVYRLGDDRCLEPETNLTVQFLDRELFPNGAYRDLWLKEDVRAECEKKHCFVLHNNWISGRLKKIERQMMRGLWEYDASMRMCV; encoded by the exons ATGCTTGCGAGAAGTGAAGCTTATCAATCTGATATAGCTGTTCTGATGGATCCAGAGACTGTTTTACTTCCAGATTTCATTTCTGCTTTGAATTATGCTCACCAGCTTGATCGTGACTGGCTTCTCGTTTCTTCATCAGTGGGTATTCCCAGTTTCCCGTTCAGTTGGGACAACACAGGACATTTTTGGCGACAGGGGAATGGTAAAAGGGTGAGATTTGGGGAG TTGCAGAAGATGATAAGCTTGCGGAGTTGGCAATCGAATTCTAGCGAAAGCAAAATGATTATGGCATGGAACACCGTTGATGTGCCTTTGCAATGTGGAGTGCTTCCACCATTTTTGTATCAAAGAGCAACTTATAATCAATGGATAATTAACGAGGCTATGTCATGTAAAAGAAGGTTTGTGTTTGATGCCACTTCCACCATATCGAGCTTTTACTTAGGCAATGAAGACAATAGGAGTGATAATAATGTCTCAAAACCGAAAGCAAGAAACTGGGAGTATATAGGAAACTCCCATCTTGGGCAGCTCTACGGGTCATTGTTCTCCAAGTCTTTCACTTTACCTAAGCTTTTGAAGTGCAACAAGCACTATATGTTCGTTAACGTTTCAGATCGTTCTGTTGATCTGTCTATATTGGAAGGAAAGGGTGTAGGATTTCGTAGGCGAGAGAAGATCTCAGCTTGTATCAGTAGAACTAAATCACGAAGCTTGAAATTAGATATTGTACAGAAGAAAGATGAGGCAGTGCCACAATTGAAGTTTCCTTTTGACCTGCAGTCTCTTCTCCCATTAGTTGCAGACAAGAACAGAACTGTTGTCCTTTCAATTGCTGGGTATAGTTATAAGGACATGTTGATGAGTTGGGTCTGCAGGTTACGCCGCCTCAAAGTTCCAAATTTCTTAGTTTGTGCCCTTGATGATGAAACTTATCAGTTTTCTATACTGCAG GGTCTGCCAGTTTTCATTGATCCATACGCCCCTAAGAACATTAGCTTCAATGACTGCCACTTTGGATCGAAGTGTTTCCAGAGAGTGACCAAAGTTAAGTCAAGAACAGTTTTGAAGATACTAAAGCAGGGATATAACGTTCTCTTGAGCGATGTGGATGTGTATTGGTTCAGAAACCCATTGCCTCTGCTTCAATCTTTTGGCCCTTCTGTTCTTGTGGCACAATCTGATGAATACAACACAAcag TACCTATAAACCAACCAAGGCGCTTAAACTCGGGATTCTACTTTACACGTTCTGATGCGCCGACGATAACAGCAATGGAGAAAGTGGTGAAGCATGCTGCAACCTCCGGTCTATCGGAGCAGCCTAGCTTCTACGACACTTTATGCGGAGAAGGTGGAGTGTATCGCTTGGGAGACGATAGATGTCTTGAACCAGAGACAAACCTGACCGTTCAGTTCTTGGACAGAGAGCTATTCCCAAACGGTGCGTACAGAGATCTATGGCTAAAGGAAGACGTGAGAGCAGAGTGTGAGAAGAAGCATTGCTTCGTTCTACACAACAACTGGATCAGTGGGAGACTAAAGAAAATCGAACGCCAAATGATGAGAGGTCTCTGGGAATATGACGCATCCATGAGGATGTGTGTGTAG
- the LOC104701704 gene encoding beta-arabinofuranosyltransferase RAY1-like isoform X1, with protein sequence MKLVKGLRAGLLSVWLSGFLLIALSFYGTQLLSPSSLDGPFRYSSRSIAAPPPRITIFTALRSSSSLDEDSQAFLAIRSWLALSSQVTVVLFSQHSNLSSDFSFTDKFGSRLLLDSTIDFTFLGTPFIHSMLARSEAYQSDIAVLMDPETVLLPDFISALNYAHQLDRDWLLVSSSVGIPSFPFSWDNTGHFWRQGNGKRVRFGELQKMISLRSWQSNSSESKMIMAWNTVDVPLQCGVLPPFLYQRATYNQWIINEAMSCKRRFVFDATSTISSFYLGNEDNRSDNNVSKPKARNWEYIGNSHLGQLYGSLFSKSFTLPKLLKCNKHYMFVNVSDRSVDLSILEGKGVGFRRREKISACISRTKSRSLKLDIVQKKDEAVPQLKFPFDLQSLLPLVADKNRTVVLSIAGYSYKDMLMSWVCRLRRLKVPNFLVCALDDETYQFSILQGLPVFIDPYAPKNISFNDCHFGSKCFQRVTKVKSRTVLKILKQGYNVLLSDVDVYWFRNPLPLLQSFGPSVLVAQSDEYNTTVPINQPRRLNSGFYFTRSDAPTITAMEKVVKHAATSGLSEQPSFYDTLCGEGGVYRLGDDRCLEPETNLTVQFLDRELFPNGAYRDLWLKEDVRAECEKKHCFVLHNNWISGRLKKIERQMMRGLWEYDASMRMCV encoded by the exons ATGAAGCTTGTTAAG GGTCTTCGAGCTGGGTTGTTGTCTGTTTGGCTATCTGGGTTTCTCCTAATCGCTCTCTCTTTCTACGGCACTCAGCTtctatctccttcttctctcgaTGGCCCTTTCAGATACTCTTCCCGTTCCATTGCTGCTCCTCCTCCAAGAATCACCATTTTCACTGCTCTCCGTAGCAGCTCCTCCTTGGATGAAGATAGCCAAGCTTTTTTGGCTATTCGTTCATGGCTCGCTTTGTCTTCCCAAGTCACCGTTGTTTTATTCTCTCAACACAGCAAcctttcttctgatttttcctTCACCGACAAATTTGGTTCCCGTCTTCTTCTTGATTCCACCATTGATTTCAC GTTTCTCGGTACTCCATTTATACACTCGATGCTTGCGAGAAGTGAAGCTTATCAATCTGATATAGCTGTTCTGATGGATCCAGAGACTGTTTTACTTCCAGATTTCATTTCTGCTTTGAATTATGCTCACCAGCTTGATCGTGACTGGCTTCTCGTTTCTTCATCAGTGGGTATTCCCAGTTTCCCGTTCAGTTGGGACAACACAGGACATTTTTGGCGACAGGGGAATGGTAAAAGGGTGAGATTTGGGGAG TTGCAGAAGATGATAAGCTTGCGGAGTTGGCAATCGAATTCTAGCGAAAGCAAAATGATTATGGCATGGAACACCGTTGATGTGCCTTTGCAATGTGGAGTGCTTCCACCATTTTTGTATCAAAGAGCAACTTATAATCAATGGATAATTAACGAGGCTATGTCATGTAAAAGAAGGTTTGTGTTTGATGCCACTTCCACCATATCGAGCTTTTACTTAGGCAATGAAGACAATAGGAGTGATAATAATGTCTCAAAACCGAAAGCAAGAAACTGGGAGTATATAGGAAACTCCCATCTTGGGCAGCTCTACGGGTCATTGTTCTCCAAGTCTTTCACTTTACCTAAGCTTTTGAAGTGCAACAAGCACTATATGTTCGTTAACGTTTCAGATCGTTCTGTTGATCTGTCTATATTGGAAGGAAAGGGTGTAGGATTTCGTAGGCGAGAGAAGATCTCAGCTTGTATCAGTAGAACTAAATCACGAAGCTTGAAATTAGATATTGTACAGAAGAAAGATGAGGCAGTGCCACAATTGAAGTTTCCTTTTGACCTGCAGTCTCTTCTCCCATTAGTTGCAGACAAGAACAGAACTGTTGTCCTTTCAATTGCTGGGTATAGTTATAAGGACATGTTGATGAGTTGGGTCTGCAGGTTACGCCGCCTCAAAGTTCCAAATTTCTTAGTTTGTGCCCTTGATGATGAAACTTATCAGTTTTCTATACTGCAG GGTCTGCCAGTTTTCATTGATCCATACGCCCCTAAGAACATTAGCTTCAATGACTGCCACTTTGGATCGAAGTGTTTCCAGAGAGTGACCAAAGTTAAGTCAAGAACAGTTTTGAAGATACTAAAGCAGGGATATAACGTTCTCTTGAGCGATGTGGATGTGTATTGGTTCAGAAACCCATTGCCTCTGCTTCAATCTTTTGGCCCTTCTGTTCTTGTGGCACAATCTGATGAATACAACACAAcag TACCTATAAACCAACCAAGGCGCTTAAACTCGGGATTCTACTTTACACGTTCTGATGCGCCGACGATAACAGCAATGGAGAAAGTGGTGAAGCATGCTGCAACCTCCGGTCTATCGGAGCAGCCTAGCTTCTACGACACTTTATGCGGAGAAGGTGGAGTGTATCGCTTGGGAGACGATAGATGTCTTGAACCAGAGACAAACCTGACCGTTCAGTTCTTGGACAGAGAGCTATTCCCAAACGGTGCGTACAGAGATCTATGGCTAAAGGAAGACGTGAGAGCAGAGTGTGAGAAGAAGCATTGCTTCGTTCTACACAACAACTGGATCAGTGGGAGACTAAAGAAAATCGAACGCCAAATGATGAGAGGTCTCTGGGAATATGACGCATCCATGAGGATGTGTGTGTAG
- the LOC104701705 gene encoding uncharacterized protein LOC104701705 isoform X1: MDAYQPPAQYMRPPPPTDPYHQYYQHQARPPVPPSTQPGGPPTWHPNQFHNPHSPSPPPPPLPQWGPPSTHYPQGQPYSSSAYPPHQPPFNAGANGNGPFPPPPPAGSQVTPPYPQANQEWGNPNWGYQQGHNSQANSNVEDWAVKAKEWAAATKDQQSQSAPNQPSGQQVYQQQYSTHGYQDVHQQAVPGVSYQQQFPVPPTTTQPERYPNYSTANESFPGGSSAGFSHQENLPTSSAIHQQEVPYSYSSVAGKEESGNNTQHEVQISVPASGGPVHAGQHMQYAYGDQTPAQPSNPSDQPVQFATRESSDYASVHIAWQPHAATGVVYPPIPSSVPSIPQHDSSMTIPSVSGHTMPPYGSFPPPNLQPVVPPYAFGTKPPLHPVAFMDDSYAASSIPPKKAPVPNWLKDELLKKKADLGRPSSGSIEERESMDDDLLYKPPAKADQRDEKSFSPSDEEEDDEDEMDAERTTAINMEIKRILTEVLLKVTDELFDEIATKVINEDQPVSKDDSGQHNKSSSSLLSTADSLHKASANILVSVEGANKKASSGSPADVLGLASYASDDDDADTDAASNADADENDGVGSLGVVSMSRHDGSQQPSTEKLPEPEEMANTKLDLEVEVNANSGKNSKSDLEDYSQMLGSRRKDDEAGSIKISDVSASSGLDDTSGSKKKHPDRTDSDKDAIVDEPRRKNSGLKSDCNLHQDNNKTYGKDLRDDLSKDGSRRDETNSGKEKVDSQNGSKDRMKQGDIKSAEKVKCVEPSKKSTDAHVKKDSREVERPHRTNSKEDRCKKREKEKEEERSRHRRAEDSSKDKRRRSPTSNGSSDDSTRKSRSRRRNVSPSPVRSRRKRSSPSSDESSDDTRRKSSSRRRNRSPSPGKSRRRQVSSRSPHSKHSQHKPTLYSSHNKSRSKRSRSRSRSRSPHRRHRAK, translated from the exons ATGGACGCGTACCAGCCACCGGCTCAGTACATGAGACCACCGCCTCCGACGGATCCTTACCACCAGTACTATCAGCATCAGGCGAGGCCACCGGTTCCTCCTTCTACGCAGCCCGGTGGTCCTCCTACATGGCACCCCAACCAATTTCATAACCCTCACTCTCCATcgccaccacctccacctcTGCCGCAGTGGGGACCACCTTCGACGCATTATCCTCAGGGCCAACCGTACTCTTCTTCCGCTTATCCTCCTCACCAGCCGCCATTCAACGCTGGTGCTAACGGCAACGGTccttttcctcctcctccgcctgcCGGTTCGCAAGTTACTCCGCCATATCCTCAGGCTAATCAG GAATGGGGAAATCCAAATTGGGGTTATCAACAAGGTCACAACTCTCAAG CTAATAGCAACGTCGAGGACTGGGCAGTGAAAGCAAAAGAATGGGCAGCTGCGACCAAGGATCAGCAATCGCAGTCTGCACCGAACCAACCTAGCGGACAACAAGTCTACCAGCAGCAGTACTCTACTCATGGCTATCAAGATGTTCATCAACAGGCAGTTCCAGGAGTAAGCTATCAGCAGCAGTTTCCAGTTCCACCCACAACAACACAGCCGGAGAGATATCCAAACTATTCAACGGCGAACGAGAGTTTTCCTGGAGGTTCTTCTGCTGGATTTTCCCATCAAGAAAACCTGCCTACTAGTTCTGCAATTCATCAGCAGGAGGTACCTTATAGTTATTCTTCTGTAGCAG GTAAAGAAGAGTCTGGAAATAATACACAACATGAGGTGCAGATATCAGTGCCTGCTAGTGGGGGACCTGTTCACGCAGGGCAGCATATGCAATATGCATATGGAGATCAAACACCTGCTCAACCTAGTAACCCTAGTGATCAGCCTGTACAGTTTGCTACCAGAGAGAGTTCCGATTATGCTAGTGTTCACATTGCATGGCAGCCCCATGCCGCAACCGGTGTAGTCTATCCCCCAATCCCTTCATCGGTGCCATCAATTCCTCAG CATGACTCATCTATGACTATACCTTCTGTTTCGGGTCATACCATGCCTCCATATGGAAGTTTTCCCCCACCAAATCTCCAGCCTGTTGTACCCCCATATGCTTTTGGCACAAAGCCGCCTCTTCACCCTGTTGCATTCATGGATGACTCATATGCAGCATCATCTATTCCTCCTAAAAAG GCTCCTGTACCTAACTGGCTTAAGGACGaattattgaagaaaaaagCAGATCTTGGAAGGCCTTCTTCAGGGAGTATTGAGGAGAGGGAATCTATGGATGATGATTTACTTTATAAACCTCCTGCGAAAGCTGATCAGCGTGACGAAAAAAGCTTCAGCCCCTCTgacgaagaagaggatgatgag GATGAGATGGATGCAGAGAGAACtacagcaatcaatatggagATAAAGCGTATCTTGACTGAAGTCCTTCTTAAG GTTACAGATGAATTATTTGATGAAATTGCAACCAAAGTCATTAATGAAGATCAACCAGTATCTAAAG ATGATAGTGGACAGCACAATAAGTCGTCATCATCCCTTCTCTCCACAGCTGATTCACTCCACAAGGCGTCGGCAAATATTTTGGTCTCGGTAGAAGGCGCAAATAAAAAAGCTAGTTCTGGCTCTCCAGCAGATGTTCTAGGTCTTGCTAGCTATGcctctgatgatgatgatgctgatacTGATGCTGCTTCTAATGCGGATGCTGATGAAAATGATGGAGTTGGAAGTCTTGGCGTGGTGTCAATGTCAAGACACGATGGTAGTCAGCAGCCAAGCACTGAGAAACTTCCTGAACCTGAAGAAATGGCCAATACGAAATTGGATCTAGAAGTTGAAGTCAATGCTAATTCCGGCAAGAACAGTAAGTCAGACTTGGAGGATTATTCTCAGATGCTAGGCTCCagaagaaaagatgatgagGCTGGTAGTATCAAAATATCAGACGTAAGCGCCAGCTCTGGACTTGATGATACTTCAGGAAGCAAAAAAAAGCATCCTGACAGAACTGATAGTGATAAAGATGCAATAGTAGATGAACCTCGCAGGAAGAATTCTGGCTTGAAATCAGATTGCAACCTTCATCaggataataataaaacttatgGGAAAGATTTGAGGGACGATTTGAGTAAGGATGGAAGTAGAAGAGATGAAACGAATAGTGGGAAAGAGAAGGTAGATTCTCAGAATGGCTCAAAAGATAGAATGAAGCAGGGTGACATAAAGTCAGCAGAGAAAGTTAAATGTGTTGAACCAAGTAAAAAATCTACTGATGCCCATGTAAAGAAGGACTCAAGGGAGGTAGAGAGGCCTCACAGAACTAATTCTAAGGAAGACCGGTGTAAAAAaagggagaaggagaaggaagaagaaaggtcaAGACACAGGCGGGCTGAAGACTCGAGCAAGGACAAAAGAAGACGTTCTCCAACCAGTAATGGATCCTCTGATGATTCGACCAG GAAGTCCCGTTCTAGAAGAAGGAATGTATCACCATCTCCTGTGAGGTCCAGAAGAAAACGCTCTTCTCCGTCCAGTGATGAATCCTCTGATGATACAAGAAG GAAGTCTTCTTCAAGAAGAAGGAATCGGTCACCATCTCCTGGAAAGTCCAGAAGAAG ACAAGTTTCTTCGCGGTCACCACATAGCAAGCATTCTCAGCACAAGCCTACTCTCTACTCTTCTCATAACAAATCCAG GTCAAAGCGgtcaagatcaagatcaagatccAGATCCCCCCACAGGCGCCATCGTGCTAAATGA
- the LOC104701705 gene encoding uncharacterized protein LOC104701705 isoform X2, which yields MQYAYGDQTPAQPSNPSDQPVQFATRESSDYASVHIAWQPHAATGVVYPPIPSSVPSIPQHDSSMTIPSVSGHTMPPYGSFPPPNLQPVVPPYAFGTKPPLHPVAFMDDSYAASSIPPKKAPVPNWLKDELLKKKADLGRPSSGSIEERESMDDDLLYKPPAKADQRDEKSFSPSDEEEDDEDEMDAERTTAINMEIKRILTEVLLKVTDELFDEIATKVINEDQPVSKDDSGQHNKSSSSLLSTADSLHKASANILVSVEGANKKASSGSPADVLGLASYASDDDDADTDAASNADADENDGVGSLGVVSMSRHDGSQQPSTEKLPEPEEMANTKLDLEVEVNANSGKNSKSDLEDYSQMLGSRRKDDEAGSIKISDVSASSGLDDTSGSKKKHPDRTDSDKDAIVDEPRRKNSGLKSDCNLHQDNNKTYGKDLRDDLSKDGSRRDETNSGKEKVDSQNGSKDRMKQGDIKSAEKVKCVEPSKKSTDAHVKKDSREVERPHRTNSKEDRCKKREKEKEEERSRHRRAEDSSKDKRRRSPTSNGSSDDSTRKSRSRRRNVSPSPVRSRRKRSSPSSDESSDDTRRKSSSRRRNRSPSPGKSRRRQVSSRSPHSKHSQHKPTLYSSHNKSRSKRSRSRSRSRSPHRRHRAK from the exons ATGCAATATGCATATGGAGATCAAACACCTGCTCAACCTAGTAACCCTAGTGATCAGCCTGTACAGTTTGCTACCAGAGAGAGTTCCGATTATGCTAGTGTTCACATTGCATGGCAGCCCCATGCCGCAACCGGTGTAGTCTATCCCCCAATCCCTTCATCGGTGCCATCAATTCCTCAG CATGACTCATCTATGACTATACCTTCTGTTTCGGGTCATACCATGCCTCCATATGGAAGTTTTCCCCCACCAAATCTCCAGCCTGTTGTACCCCCATATGCTTTTGGCACAAAGCCGCCTCTTCACCCTGTTGCATTCATGGATGACTCATATGCAGCATCATCTATTCCTCCTAAAAAG GCTCCTGTACCTAACTGGCTTAAGGACGaattattgaagaaaaaagCAGATCTTGGAAGGCCTTCTTCAGGGAGTATTGAGGAGAGGGAATCTATGGATGATGATTTACTTTATAAACCTCCTGCGAAAGCTGATCAGCGTGACGAAAAAAGCTTCAGCCCCTCTgacgaagaagaggatgatgag GATGAGATGGATGCAGAGAGAACtacagcaatcaatatggagATAAAGCGTATCTTGACTGAAGTCCTTCTTAAG GTTACAGATGAATTATTTGATGAAATTGCAACCAAAGTCATTAATGAAGATCAACCAGTATCTAAAG ATGATAGTGGACAGCACAATAAGTCGTCATCATCCCTTCTCTCCACAGCTGATTCACTCCACAAGGCGTCGGCAAATATTTTGGTCTCGGTAGAAGGCGCAAATAAAAAAGCTAGTTCTGGCTCTCCAGCAGATGTTCTAGGTCTTGCTAGCTATGcctctgatgatgatgatgctgatacTGATGCTGCTTCTAATGCGGATGCTGATGAAAATGATGGAGTTGGAAGTCTTGGCGTGGTGTCAATGTCAAGACACGATGGTAGTCAGCAGCCAAGCACTGAGAAACTTCCTGAACCTGAAGAAATGGCCAATACGAAATTGGATCTAGAAGTTGAAGTCAATGCTAATTCCGGCAAGAACAGTAAGTCAGACTTGGAGGATTATTCTCAGATGCTAGGCTCCagaagaaaagatgatgagGCTGGTAGTATCAAAATATCAGACGTAAGCGCCAGCTCTGGACTTGATGATACTTCAGGAAGCAAAAAAAAGCATCCTGACAGAACTGATAGTGATAAAGATGCAATAGTAGATGAACCTCGCAGGAAGAATTCTGGCTTGAAATCAGATTGCAACCTTCATCaggataataataaaacttatgGGAAAGATTTGAGGGACGATTTGAGTAAGGATGGAAGTAGAAGAGATGAAACGAATAGTGGGAAAGAGAAGGTAGATTCTCAGAATGGCTCAAAAGATAGAATGAAGCAGGGTGACATAAAGTCAGCAGAGAAAGTTAAATGTGTTGAACCAAGTAAAAAATCTACTGATGCCCATGTAAAGAAGGACTCAAGGGAGGTAGAGAGGCCTCACAGAACTAATTCTAAGGAAGACCGGTGTAAAAAaagggagaaggagaaggaagaagaaaggtcaAGACACAGGCGGGCTGAAGACTCGAGCAAGGACAAAAGAAGACGTTCTCCAACCAGTAATGGATCCTCTGATGATTCGACCAG GAAGTCCCGTTCTAGAAGAAGGAATGTATCACCATCTCCTGTGAGGTCCAGAAGAAAACGCTCTTCTCCGTCCAGTGATGAATCCTCTGATGATACAAGAAG GAAGTCTTCTTCAAGAAGAAGGAATCGGTCACCATCTCCTGGAAAGTCCAGAAGAAG ACAAGTTTCTTCGCGGTCACCACATAGCAAGCATTCTCAGCACAAGCCTACTCTCTACTCTTCTCATAACAAATCCAG GTCAAAGCGgtcaagatcaagatcaagatccAGATCCCCCCACAGGCGCCATCGTGCTAAATGA